Proteins encoded within one genomic window of Hahella chejuensis KCTC 2396:
- a CDS encoding DUF799 domain-containing protein, which yields MRSLPLWKLLSLLSLTVVLSTGCATQQPYDYSALLASKPRSILVIPPQNNTVEVNAPYIFLSTISAPLAEKGYYVFPVAVIDQFLKDNGLPTPAEMNSVPLDKLREHIGPDAVLYVTIDDWGQQYQIISSVAVVSSSWRLIDARTGETLWQGRAYAQQSSGDGGGNGLAGMLVAAVVEQVVNSVSDKTPELSANANYRTINSPGNGLLPGPYLKVETQGQ from the coding sequence ATGAGATCTTTACCACTTTGGAAGCTTCTCAGCCTGTTGTCGCTGACCGTTGTGTTGAGCACTGGCTGCGCCACGCAACAGCCCTATGACTATTCCGCGCTGTTGGCGAGCAAACCGCGTTCAATTCTGGTGATTCCGCCGCAAAACAACACAGTGGAAGTGAATGCGCCCTACATTTTCCTGTCCACGATCTCTGCGCCGCTGGCGGAAAAAGGCTACTACGTCTTCCCTGTCGCGGTGATAGATCAGTTTCTGAAGGACAACGGCCTGCCTACGCCGGCGGAAATGAACAGCGTCCCCCTGGACAAGTTGCGCGAGCACATTGGTCCGGACGCGGTGTTGTACGTCACCATTGACGATTGGGGACAGCAATACCAGATTATCTCCTCCGTCGCTGTGGTGTCTTCGTCCTGGCGCCTGATTGACGCCAGAACCGGCGAAACTCTGTGGCAAGGCCGCGCCTATGCCCAGCAGTCCTCTGGTGACGGCGGCGGCAATGGCCTGGCGGGCATGCTGGTGGCCGCTGTGGTTGAGCAGGTAGTGAACTCCGTGAGCGATAAAACGCCGGAACTCTCCGCCAACGCCAACTACAGAACCATCAACTCACCCGGTAATGGCCTGTTGCCGGGGCCGTATCTGAAGGTTGAGACGCAGGGGCAGTAA
- a CDS encoding DUF4810 domain-containing protein, whose translation MKKTLRLIAPALALAILAGCANQPRGLYYWGSYQDVLLDMYTKPGEADNNTQIEKLTVTIEQANNHGQQVPPGLYAHLGMIYASAGEPGLAVEAFNQEKALYPESATFIDGILERAKKGAAK comes from the coding sequence ATGAAGAAAACTTTACGCCTTATTGCGCCGGCTCTGGCTCTCGCCATCTTGGCGGGGTGCGCCAACCAACCGCGAGGCCTCTATTATTGGGGGTCTTATCAGGACGTTTTGCTGGACATGTACACCAAGCCCGGCGAAGCGGACAACAACACGCAGATTGAAAAACTGACGGTCACCATCGAGCAGGCCAACAACCATGGCCAGCAGGTCCCTCCAGGGCTTTACGCGCATCTGGGCATGATCTACGCCAGCGCGGGAGAGCCCGGCTTGGCGGTGGAGGCGTTCAATCAGGAAAAAGCGCTCTACCCTGAATCCGCGACATTTATCGACGGAATTCTGGAGAGAGCCAAAAAGGGGGCGGCTAAATGA
- a CDS encoding CsgG/HfaB family protein: protein MKAMKNAALIALTIMVSACATESHRAIEPQKVASYGTSYNGERTTLVVGNFQNRSNYMQGLFSSDTDRLGSQAKSILKTHMQQTQRFNLVDRDNMQELQQEAQIAGVKQKIAGARYVISGSVTEFGRKEVGDRQLFGILGRGKQQVAYAKVALSVVDVETSAIIYSTQGAGEYELSNREIVGFGGTAGYDATLNGKVLNFAITEVVNNLVRDLDSGSLRLK from the coding sequence ATGAAGGCCATGAAAAATGCAGCGTTGATCGCGCTGACCATTATGGTTTCCGCGTGCGCCACTGAAAGCCACCGCGCCATCGAACCCCAGAAAGTCGCCTCTTACGGCACATCCTACAACGGCGAGCGCACCACCCTGGTGGTCGGCAATTTCCAGAACCGCTCCAACTACATGCAAGGACTGTTTTCATCGGATACGGACCGTCTGGGCAGCCAGGCCAAATCCATCCTGAAAACCCATATGCAGCAGACCCAGCGTTTCAACCTGGTGGACCGCGACAACATGCAGGAGCTGCAACAAGAAGCGCAGATCGCAGGCGTTAAACAAAAAATCGCCGGCGCGCGTTATGTTATTTCCGGCAGCGTCACCGAATTCGGCCGCAAAGAAGTGGGCGATAGACAGCTGTTCGGCATCCTGGGCCGCGGCAAGCAACAAGTCGCTTACGCGAAAGTCGCCTTGTCTGTGGTTGACGTAGAAACCTCCGCCATCATCTATTCCACCCAGGGCGCTGGCGAATACGAACTGAGCAACCGCGAAATCGTCGGTTTCGGCGGCACCGCGGGCTATGACGCCACGTTAAACGGCAAAGTGCTGAACTTCGCGATTACCGAAGTGGTCAACAACCTGGTTCGTGACCTGGACTCAGGCTCACTGAGACTGAAATAA
- a CDS encoding NAD(P)/FAD-dependent oxidoreductase, translated as MMEATGSASDQRRRDVIILGAGPAGSALARLLRPTHDVLVIERRATVETGPRIGESLPGAASVLLRKLDLWERFLQGPHLQRGSALSVWDTEFPVWRDALLDPSGPGWLLDRRGFDQLLYQGAIDAGARIITGCRQIDIDRRESVWRIQSPHLDSPHTAQVLIDATGRSGAIARRLGAPRQGDDDLLCAFAFLPCLPNDQEATLRTCADANGWWYSARIPHGKRVLAYHFDAHDPLRHQWREPRAFLNLARRHAILREVIADSEPESLRYHPAGAAMLDLTASQTQALAQQGLMAIGDALIAFDPISSQGLFHCLASAVSAANAINKGFPFKADAWEAYRAEMLRVAERYQTHLRLTYAGPKRFAHSPFWAKRRIGVGHLSDGAKEAMLTTE; from the coding sequence ATGATGGAGGCGACAGGGAGCGCGTCGGACCAGCGGCGCCGGGATGTCATTATATTAGGCGCAGGCCCCGCTGGTTCAGCGCTGGCGAGACTTCTGCGCCCGACTCATGACGTTCTGGTGATTGAGCGGCGCGCGACCGTAGAGACAGGTCCACGCATTGGCGAGTCGCTCCCCGGCGCCGCCAGCGTACTGCTGCGCAAGCTGGATCTGTGGGAACGCTTCCTGCAAGGCCCCCACTTGCAGCGGGGCTCCGCCTTATCGGTCTGGGACACCGAATTTCCGGTTTGGCGGGACGCGTTGTTAGATCCCTCCGGTCCCGGTTGGCTACTGGATCGGCGGGGGTTTGATCAGCTCTTGTATCAAGGCGCGATCGACGCTGGCGCCCGTATAATTACAGGGTGTCGCCAGATTGACATCGACAGGCGCGAGAGTGTCTGGCGGATTCAATCTCCTCACTTAGACTCGCCCCATACCGCTCAAGTATTAATAGACGCCACCGGCCGCTCCGGCGCCATTGCCCGTCGTTTAGGAGCGCCTCGCCAGGGTGATGACGACCTGCTTTGCGCCTTCGCCTTTTTGCCTTGCCTTCCCAACGATCAGGAAGCAACGCTTCGCACCTGTGCGGACGCAAACGGCTGGTGGTACAGCGCCCGCATTCCTCATGGAAAAAGAGTGCTCGCCTATCATTTTGACGCCCATGACCCATTGCGACATCAATGGCGGGAACCCCGCGCTTTTTTGAATCTCGCTCGCCGTCACGCCATTCTGCGGGAAGTCATTGCAGATTCAGAGCCGGAATCCCTGCGCTATCATCCCGCCGGCGCCGCGATGCTGGATTTAACCGCTTCACAGACGCAGGCGCTCGCCCAACAGGGGCTTATGGCCATCGGCGACGCCTTGATCGCTTTCGACCCGATCTCTTCTCAGGGATTGTTTCACTGTCTGGCGAGCGCCGTCAGCGCGGCTAACGCAATTAACAAGGGTTTTCCTTTTAAAGCTGACGCCTGGGAAGCCTATCGTGCGGAAATGCTGCGCGTCGCCGAACGCTATCAAACCCACCTCCGGCTCACCTACGCCGGCCCCAAAAGGTTCGCGCACTCTCCATTCTGGGCTAAGCGGCGAATTGGCGTCGGCCATTTATCGGATGGCGCAAAAGAGGCCATGCTGACGACAGAATAA